The Chitinophagales bacterium genome has a window encoding:
- a CDS encoding DUF4294 domain-containing protein: MKSVIYYILLLPIALLLHDGALAQETAPDTQLHVTLKPVSIKAERDWANDTVRYKYNQMKYYVTTVMPYVQEAVNLYEDLEVKTGQGGISRKERRAYVHQREDELREQFDKEVKALNETQGVLMVKLIARQTGVNIYDMLLEYKNPVAATKWLGWARLHGFNLNRQYNPDDNIMLENIMDELGYPLPYFYKEHEILTAN, encoded by the coding sequence GTGAAATCAGTCATTTACTACATATTACTATTACCTATAGCTCTGCTCTTGCATGACGGCGCCCTGGCACAGGAGACAGCGCCTGATACACAGCTACATGTAACCCTGAAACCCGTGTCAATTAAAGCTGAGCGGGACTGGGCAAATGATACAGTGCGTTATAAGTATAACCAGATGAAGTACTATGTTACTACCGTAATGCCGTATGTGCAGGAAGCTGTGAACTTATATGAAGACCTTGAAGTAAAGACCGGGCAAGGAGGCATAAGCCGAAAAGAACGCAGAGCATATGTACACCAGCGTGAAGATGAACTAAGAGAACAGTTTGATAAAGAGGTAAAAGCGCTGAATGAAACGCAGGGTGTGCTTATGGTGAAGCTAATAGCCAGGCAAACGGGTGTGAATATTTACGATATGCTGCTTGAATATAAAAACCCGGTAGCAGCCACCAAGTGGCTGGGCTGGGCCAGGCTGCATGGTTTCAACCTGAACAGGCAATATAACCCTGACGACAATATCATGCTGGAGAATATTATGGATGAACTCGGCTATCCGCTACCCTATTTTTATAAAGAACATGAAATACTGACCGCCAATTAG
- a CDS encoding T9SS type A sorting domain-containing protein yields the protein MRRKATYKFILFFKLCFLLNIYCVQAQTAYIPNSFTDTMLCVNAQFSVPIAVTGSFNMSNFFTVEMSNSAGSFSSPDTVGYYYGVGSGTAYCLLPGSIGAGTGYLFRIRALSPAYTSAPFSKTIRVSNFPTVNAGANGPLCEGDTVHMTASTPNASPSFNWTGPNSFSSSQQNPNIYNATTAAKGTYKVYVTSYMCTSFDTVQVVVTPAPKIDSVTNTSPVCEYDELNINVWVNLPNIPPPSWTYPSSVVKQAGGIWFEHTKPSDGGMYFVKVTIGNCWDTGHTYVTVKPLPDTPKATSNSPICVGETLQLSGSTTTQGVTYRWEGPNSFAANGATANKNNIAKTDEGDYLLYAKKNGCESRPGSTKLDVGIPLVALAITGDTTLCPGDRLLLSAKTSNPAGIEWKKDNDTSVISILRTLSISPVKATDAGTYSVTQEEVGCKSPPTYITVKIPDIRTPQPENNGPLCIGETLNLSIKPTPDGTYAWTGPGGFASNAQNPALADVTEATEGTYIIKTQLEYCSITDSTSVVIKPMPEIKSISSNSPVCTATMLELYTESTLPNSSFEWTGPNNFKSDKQNPTAPFDGSMAGTYQVRTTTDKCISAPAMTEVEMREGPGGSVARSNSPINEGATLELYANNDKDSVSFSWKGPDGFTSDERNPVIPIATYRNSGEYELTSSYNGCTTTTTTIVSVKDILGITLDLYPNPNKGKFTISGITQTDETLTMNIYNHQGMIVHKSFIQPDRSKFDTVVDLGNTASGVYILQLISGIEKRTVRFTVIQQ from the coding sequence ATGCGGCGTAAAGCTACTTATAAATTTATTCTATTTTTCAAACTGTGCTTCTTACTGAACATATACTGTGTTCAGGCACAAACTGCCTATATCCCCAACAGCTTTACCGATACTATGCTGTGCGTAAACGCACAGTTCAGCGTGCCTATTGCAGTTACAGGCAGTTTTAACATGTCTAACTTTTTCACGGTAGAGATGTCCAATTCAGCCGGTAGTTTTTCCAGTCCTGACACTGTTGGTTATTATTATGGCGTGGGTTCAGGCACTGCTTACTGTTTATTACCGGGTAGTATTGGTGCAGGCACCGGCTACCTGTTTCGTATACGAGCGTTGTCACCCGCCTATACATCGGCACCATTCAGTAAAACAATACGCGTATCCAACTTTCCCACTGTAAATGCCGGGGCCAATGGCCCTCTTTGCGAAGGAGACACGGTACACATGACGGCCAGCACCCCCAATGCCTCTCCTTCATTTAACTGGACAGGCCCCAACAGTTTCAGCAGCAGCCAGCAGAACCCCAATATTTACAATGCTACAACTGCCGCCAAAGGAACTTATAAAGTGTATGTAACCAGCTATATGTGCACGTCTTTCGACACGGTACAGGTGGTGGTTACCCCAGCACCGAAAATAGATTCAGTAACCAATACATCGCCTGTATGTGAATATGATGAGCTAAACATCAACGTATGGGTCAACCTGCCAAATATTCCTCCCCCATCATGGACCTATCCTTCGAGCGTAGTGAAGCAGGCCGGGGGTATCTGGTTTGAACATACCAAACCTTCGGATGGCGGGATGTACTTTGTAAAAGTAACAATAGGTAACTGCTGGGATACAGGCCATACCTATGTAACCGTAAAACCACTACCCGATACCCCCAAAGCCACCAGCAACAGCCCGATATGTGTAGGCGAAACGCTGCAGCTGAGCGGCAGCACTACCACGCAGGGAGTAACTTACAGGTGGGAAGGCCCCAATAGTTTTGCCGCAAATGGCGCCACGGCCAATAAAAACAACATTGCCAAAACAGATGAAGGTGATTATTTGCTATATGCCAAAAAGAATGGCTGCGAATCCAGGCCTGGCTCAACTAAACTTGACGTAGGCATACCATTGGTAGCGCTGGCGATAACAGGAGACACGACGCTTTGCCCGGGCGACAGGCTACTGCTGAGCGCCAAAACAAGCAACCCTGCCGGTATTGAATGGAAAAAAGATAATGATACATCTGTAATAAGCATCCTGAGAACGCTGAGCATTTCTCCTGTTAAGGCTACCGATGCCGGAACTTATTCTGTAACACAGGAAGAAGTAGGCTGCAAATCACCACCAACATACATAACCGTAAAGATACCTGACATAAGGACACCCCAACCAGAAAATAACGGCCCTCTGTGCATTGGCGAAACGCTGAACCTGAGCATTAAGCCAACACCTGATGGTACCTATGCATGGACGGGGCCGGGCGGGTTTGCATCAAATGCACAAAACCCTGCGCTGGCTGATGTTACAGAAGCGACAGAAGGCACTTACATTATTAAAACACAACTGGAATACTGTTCCATTACCGATAGCACCAGTGTTGTTATAAAACCTATGCCCGAAATAAAAAGTATCAGCAGCAACAGTCCTGTATGCACAGCTACAATGCTGGAATTATATACTGAAAGCACCTTGCCTAATTCCAGTTTTGAATGGACCGGCCCTAATAACTTCAAGTCGGACAAACAGAATCCCACCGCTCCTTTTGACGGAAGTATGGCCGGAACCTACCAGGTACGTACCACTACAGACAAGTGCATCTCAGCACCAGCTATGACAGAAGTAGAAATGCGTGAGGGTCCCGGGGGATCGGTAGCACGCAGCAACAGTCCTATAAACGAAGGAGCTACTCTTGAATTATATGCCAATAACGACAAGGACAGCGTAAGTTTCTCCTGGAAAGGACCTGATGGTTTTACATCGGACGAACGTAACCCGGTAATACCGATAGCAACCTATAGGAACAGCGGCGAGTATGAACTGACCAGTAGTTATAATGGTTGTACCACCACTACTACTACTATTGTTAGTGTTAAGGATATCCTGGGCATTACGTTAGACCTGTACCCCAATCCTAACAAAGGAAAATTTACAATTTCTGGTATTACCCAGACGGATGAAACATTAACGATGAATATTTATAATCACCAGGGTATGATCGTACATAAAAGTTTCATACAGCCAGACAGGTCAAAATTCGATACTGTTGTAGACCTGGGCAACACGGCAAGTGGAGTATATATATTGCAACTTATTTCAGGTATAGAAAAAAGAACTGTACGTTTTACGGTTATACAGCAATAA
- a CDS encoding calcium-binding EGF-like domain-containing protein: MLTRIKSVIATAVIIMSFFSSVVYTACNKPKYTYIDPCEGIECKNNGICISGACDCTTGYTGQYCEKKAITPYLGKWSFSQQLISSNNNPVSGPEKKYEVTVTEGAESVTFLNFNGLLGDASFNASARIAMEIGYLANGIDSILIESYVVSTQDNFVFPKNQPLGSSKIQLLKGEGHINNLGTQMSGDFTIVYPDSAKGSVQDKYTFSATYIN, encoded by the coding sequence ATGTTGACCCGCATTAAGAGTGTTATAGCGACGGCAGTGATTATTATGTCTTTTTTTTCTTCAGTGGTGTATACGGCTTGTAACAAGCCTAAGTATACATACATCGACCCTTGCGAAGGTATTGAGTGTAAAAACAACGGGATATGTATCAGTGGTGCGTGTGATTGTACCACCGGTTATACCGGGCAATATTGCGAAAAGAAAGCTATAACACCTTACCTGGGGAAATGGTCTTTTTCTCAGCAGCTGATATCGTCAAATAATAATCCGGTATCCGGACCTGAGAAAAAATACGAGGTGACGGTTACTGAGGGCGCTGAGTCTGTAACTTTCCTGAACTTTAATGGCCTGCTGGGTGATGCCTCGTTTAATGCATCAGCACGCATCGCGATGGAGATAGGCTATCTCGCAAATGGGATAGATTCGATACTGATTGAATCATATGTTGTTTCCACGCAGGATAATTTTGTCTTCCCGAAAAATCAGCCTCTGGGTAGTTCAAAGATACAATTGTTAAAAGGCGAAGGGCATATCAATAACCTGGGCACGCAAATGTCCGGAGATTTCACAATTGTCTATCCCGATTCGGCAAAAGGTTCGGTACAGGACAAATACACTTTCTCTGCAACATATATAAACTAA